In Cytobacillus oceanisediminis, the following proteins share a genomic window:
- a CDS encoding DUF3231 family protein, whose protein sequence is MLNVWETVMDTMKSMTDQDEDQPLHVGEVMACWIYLAGLELAKVSVQAGINTTTDNELKAILEEDMKLGNSQRERLHDFMIKEGITLPSAPEDMPKSDPNSVPFGVKLTDDVIANELSLKIISLIMRAASAASESIRTDVGILFIQFQAEKLAFATRLKHLMRKRGWIKVPPFYVPPGSQQPLG, encoded by the coding sequence ATGCTAAATGTATGGGAAACAGTTATGGATACCATGAAATCGATGACAGATCAAGATGAAGATCAACCTCTTCATGTTGGAGAAGTGATGGCATGCTGGATTTACTTAGCAGGCCTTGAATTAGCAAAAGTTTCTGTTCAAGCAGGTATAAATACCACGACGGATAATGAACTAAAAGCAATACTTGAAGAAGACATGAAACTAGGGAACAGTCAGAGGGAACGACTTCATGATTTTATGATTAAGGAAGGAATTACATTGCCTTCTGCCCCTGAAGATATGCCAAAATCAGACCCTAACAGTGTTCCTTTCGGTGTTAAATTAACGGATGATGTAATTGCAAACGAATTATCTTTAAAAATTATTAGCTTAATTATGCGTGCTGCTAGTGCTGCTTCAGAATCGATTCGTACAGATGTAGGTATATTGTTTATTCAGTTTCAAGCAGAAAAATTAGCTTTCGCGACTAGATTAAAACATTTAATGCGCAAGCGCGGATGGATTAAAGTCCCACCTTTTTACGTCCCACCTGGTTCTCAACAACCATTAGGCTAA
- a CDS encoding YciI family protein, protein MLFMLIVKASKNSEAGQLPSPELMEAMTKYNEELVKAGVRVMAKGLHPSSNGIRISFPHPGEKPVVTEGPFTESQELIAGFILIDVKSREDAIEWAMRMPDPQGHGEGQIELRQVF, encoded by the coding sequence ATGCTCTTTATGCTGATTGTCAAAGCCTCGAAGAATTCGGAAGCCGGTCAGCTCCCGAGCCCTGAACTCATGGAAGCTATGACGAAGTACAATGAGGAATTAGTCAAGGCAGGCGTGCGGGTTATGGCTAAAGGACTCCATCCAAGTTCAAATGGGATTCGCATTTCGTTTCCGCATCCAGGGGAAAAGCCGGTGGTTACCGAAGGCCCATTTACAGAATCGCAAGAATTGATTGCCGGCTTCATTCTGATTGATGTGAAGTCGAGGGAAGATGCCATCGAATGGGCCATGCGGATGCCGGACCCCCAAGGACATGGGGAAGGTCAGATTGAATTGCGTCAAGTATTTTAG
- a CDS encoding GNAT family N-acetyltransferase: MVTRNVIENDYNKVIDVINDWWGGREMKHLLPRLFFEHFQSTSFIVEDEDKSLSAFLIGFVSQTHPNEAYIHFVGINPELRNKGLARELYNLFFLKVRNLGCDTVKCITSPVNEGSVAYHKSMGFTLTLGTDYAGKGQDRILFSKYIG, from the coding sequence ATGGTTACTCGGAATGTTATTGAAAATGATTATAATAAAGTAATAGATGTTATTAATGATTGGTGGGGAGGTCGGGAAATGAAACATTTGTTGCCTCGATTATTCTTCGAACATTTCCAATCGACGAGTTTTATAGTTGAAGATGAAGACAAAAGTTTGTCGGCTTTCCTTATTGGATTTGTCTCTCAAACACATCCTAACGAAGCTTATATACATTTTGTTGGTATTAATCCTGAACTTAGAAATAAAGGATTAGCAAGAGAATTATATAATTTATTCTTCTTAAAAGTTCGTAATTTAGGGTGCGATACAGTTAAATGTATAACTTCTCCAGTTAACGAAGGTTCGGTTGCATATCACAAGTCAATGGGTTTTACTCTTACTTTAGGAACGGATTATGCTGGAAAAGGACAAGACCGTATTTTATTCTCTAAGTACATAGGTTAA
- a CDS encoding serine hydrolase domain-containing protein produces the protein MIKRIGLILTVSIIMFLTVFGLSTKLSFAAEIKKINGETPSGIPLNEMEEKIDQYVSQYLDKTTPGVAIAVVKDGQIILSKGYGYADVEKQISVDPSKTVFEWASISKLFTWTSAMQLVEQGKLDLDEDLKTYLPSDFAKKLNFQQTVTMRDLMNHAAGFGDYAFDTIAFSKDGLFPLEEALLLDKSKQYYKVGTASSYSNYGASLAGYVVECISKQPFHDYEREHLFNVLEMNNTTGNTTFDDNKKLLETKAKGYLPNPEGGFLLGNWSYVSHYPAGSINGTVEDLAKYAIAITPEKGQKSPLFDNSVTLETMFSPSYSLDGEMVGTAHGFFEYLGEYRTIGHGGNTAAFSSQFAIVPEERFGIVILTNASAEMDILFGVQELLIGKKHTESKVPYQKLPSSNEVDGKYVPFQRQEGNFLEFANYQNLYTVSATNKNEITMSLGQYKGTYVQTKPYYYELVKENFLFLEMRIPF, from the coding sequence ATGATAAAAAGAATAGGATTGATATTAACAGTTAGTATTATTATGTTTTTGACTGTTTTTGGACTAAGTACAAAACTTAGTTTTGCAGCGGAAATAAAGAAAATTAACGGGGAAACACCTTCGGGTATTCCATTGAATGAGATGGAAGAAAAGATAGATCAATATGTATCGCAGTATTTAGATAAAACAACACCAGGGGTTGCAATTGCAGTTGTGAAAGATGGTCAAATTATTCTCTCAAAAGGCTATGGATATGCGGATGTTGAAAAGCAAATTTCAGTTGATCCATCAAAGACAGTTTTTGAATGGGCATCCATAAGTAAATTATTCACTTGGACATCTGCAATGCAATTAGTTGAACAAGGTAAACTTGATTTAGATGAGGATCTTAAAACATATCTACCTTCTGACTTTGCAAAAAAACTTAATTTCCAACAAACTGTTACAATGAGAGATCTTATGAATCATGCTGCTGGATTTGGAGACTACGCCTTTGATACAATTGCTTTTTCAAAGGATGGATTATTCCCTCTTGAAGAAGCATTACTACTTGATAAATCTAAACAGTATTATAAAGTGGGAACAGCTAGTTCGTATAGTAACTATGGAGCATCTCTTGCTGGTTATGTAGTGGAATGTATAAGTAAACAGCCATTTCATGATTATGAACGGGAACATTTATTTAATGTACTTGAGATGAATAATACAACGGGAAATACAACATTTGATGATAATAAAAAACTTTTAGAAACAAAAGCAAAGGGATATTTACCAAATCCAGAAGGAGGTTTCCTTCTTGGTAATTGGTCATATGTTTCTCATTATCCGGCAGGTTCTATAAACGGTACGGTAGAAGATTTGGCAAAATATGCAATTGCAATAACTCCTGAAAAAGGTCAAAAATCACCACTATTCGATAATTCAGTTACATTAGAAACTATGTTTTCACCAAGTTACAGTTTAGATGGAGAAATGGTTGGAACGGCACATGGTTTTTTTGAATATTTGGGAGAATACCGTACTATTGGTCATGGAGGTAATACTGCAGCATTTTCAAGTCAATTTGCGATAGTACCTGAAGAAAGATTTGGAATTGTAATCCTTACAAATGCAAGTGCTGAAATGGACATTCTATTTGGAGTACAAGAATTGTTAATTGGTAAAAAGCATACAGAGAGTAAAGTTCCTTATCAAAAACTACCTTCTTCAAATGAAGTAGATGGAAAATATGTTCCATTTCAACGGCAAGAGGGAAATTTTTTAGAATTTGCAAATTATCAAAATTTATATACTGTTAGTGCAACGAACAAAAATGAAATCACAATGAGTTTAGGGCAATATAAAGGTACTTATGTACAGACGAAACCATATTATTATGAACTTGTTAAAGAAAATTTCCTATTTTTAGAAATGCGTATCCCATTTTAA
- a CDS encoding dihydrofolate reductase family protein produces the protein MIVGGGALLHSFIKEKLIDEIILTVAPAVIGRGIPLFKEGDYEPEQIFKKHLTQ, from the coding sequence TTGATCGTTGGCGGAGGGGCCTTGCTGCATTCTTTTATAAAAGAAAAATTGATAGATGAAATCATCCTTACGGTTGCTCCTGCAGTAATTGGACGGGGAATCCCATTGTTTAAAGAAGGTGATTATGAACCTGAACAGATTTTCAAAAAACATTTAACTCAATAA